One region of Eleutherodactylus coqui strain aEleCoq1 chromosome 5, aEleCoq1.hap1, whole genome shotgun sequence genomic DNA includes:
- the SNRPD3 gene encoding small nuclear ribonucleoprotein Sm D3 gives MSIGVPIKVLHEAEGHIVTCETNTGEVYRGKLIEAEDNMNCQMSNITVTYRDGRVAQLEQVYIRGSKIRFLILPDMLKNAPMLKSMKNKNQGSGAGRGKAAILKAQVAARGRGRGMGRGNIFQKRR, from the exons ATGTCTATCGGAGTGCCCATCAAAGTGCTGCACGAAGCAGAAGGACACATCGTCACATGCGAGACCAACACCGGCGAGGTGTACCGGGGGAAGCTGATCGAGGCGGAGGACAACATGAACTGCCAG ATGTCAAACATTACTGTAACGTACAGAGATGGCAGAGTGGCACAGCTTGAGCAGGTCTACATTAGAGGAAGCAAAATACGTTTTCTCATCCTTCCTGATATGTTGAAAAATGCTCCAATGTTAAAGAGTATGAAGAATAAAAACCAGGGCTCGGGCGCTGGAAGGGGGAAAGCGGCTATTCTCAAAGCCCAAG TGGCAGCAAGAGGCAGAGGACGTGGCATGGGTCGGGGAAACATTTTCCAAAAACGACGATAA